From Cellulomonas fimi ATCC 484, a single genomic window includes:
- a CDS encoding methyltransferase: MRDAARPARTARPTGTLVELTYLDGLRDVLHDEVVDVLGPRRAPVDVPGRADALAVRVDGPLADVLRLRTAVAAYVALHFDVPRPRSLTSGDHLARIVDAVYASLRVAGSSTFRFEAAGSDSTVFRRLAELLHEATGLRHDPEDGELVVRVRRGSPRAGDGRGDGGRTGGGAGRAGHGGTGADADPGWDVLVRIGPRPLSARTWRVADYPGALNATIAAAMVRLAEVRPEERVLNLMCGSGTLLVERLLAGPAAAAVGVDTAPAALDAARANLAAARVRATVAAADALAPLPSALAGDERFDLVLVDPPWSGLHGAHAHAADLHAAVLRAARAAASPHARCVVVTHEVKVMERCLRDAAGLWSVRQTLRVFAKGHHPRIYVLDAV; encoded by the coding sequence GTGCGCGACGCAGCCCGCCCCGCGCGCACGGCCCGGCCGACCGGGACGCTCGTCGAGCTCACCTACCTCGACGGCCTGCGGGATGTCCTGCACGACGAGGTCGTCGACGTCCTCGGCCCGCGCCGCGCACCCGTGGACGTCCCGGGCCGCGCCGACGCGCTCGCCGTCCGCGTCGACGGCCCGCTCGCCGACGTGCTGCGCCTGCGGACCGCGGTCGCCGCGTACGTCGCGCTGCACTTCGACGTCCCGAGGCCCCGGTCGCTGACCAGCGGCGACCACCTCGCGCGCATCGTCGACGCGGTCTACGCCTCCCTGCGGGTCGCGGGCTCCTCGACGTTCCGGTTCGAGGCCGCGGGCAGCGACTCGACCGTCTTCCGCCGCCTCGCGGAGCTCCTGCACGAGGCGACCGGCCTGCGGCACGACCCCGAGGACGGCGAGCTGGTCGTGCGCGTGCGCCGCGGCAGCCCGCGCGCGGGCGACGGCCGTGGCGACGGCGGGCGGACCGGCGGCGGGGCGGGACGCGCCGGCCACGGGGGGACGGGCGCCGACGCCGACCCCGGCTGGGACGTGCTCGTCCGGATCGGCCCGCGCCCCCTGTCGGCGCGCACGTGGCGCGTCGCCGACTACCCGGGGGCGCTCAACGCGACGATCGCGGCGGCGATGGTGCGCCTCGCAGAGGTCCGGCCCGAGGAGCGCGTGCTCAACCTCATGTGCGGCTCGGGGACGCTGCTCGTCGAGCGGCTGCTCGCGGGCCCGGCGGCTGCCGCGGTCGGCGTCGACACCGCCCCGGCGGCGCTCGACGCGGCCCGGGCCAACCTCGCGGCGGCCCGCGTGCGCGCGACGGTCGCCGCCGCGGACGCCCTCGCCCCGCTCCCCTCCGCCCTCGCGGGCGACGAGCGGTTCGACCTGGTCCTCGTCGACCCGCCGTGGAGCGGCCTGCACGGCGCGCACGCGCACGCGGCGGACCTGCACGCCGCCGTCCTGCGGGCGGCCCGCGCGGCCGCGTCCCCGCACGCGCGGTGCGTCGTCGTCACGCACGAGGTCAAGGTCATGGAGCGGTGCCTGCGCGACGCCGCCGGCCTCTGGTCGGTCCGGCAGACGCTGCGCGTCTTCGCCAAGGGGCACCACCCCCGCATCTACGTCCTCGACGCCGTCTGA
- a CDS encoding TetR/AcrR family transcriptional regulator, with protein MPKIIGGSLHEHREQTRSKLFAALSALMAERGFDAITLAEIAQAAGVGRTAVYNHFPDKESLLLGFITHETEQYTATLQRSLDDIDDPVEQLRTYVRQQANLKRVYHVAPGPELRSVLSRGAQQRVREHVVLVEQILRRILAAGLEAGVFPEQDLDTTVPLVNACLSGRGVPEAGADRERAIEQTETFVLRAVGALTPVPA; from the coding sequence ATGCCCAAGATCATCGGCGGGTCGCTGCACGAGCACCGCGAGCAGACGCGCAGCAAGCTCTTCGCCGCGCTGTCCGCCCTCATGGCCGAGCGCGGCTTCGACGCCATCACGCTCGCCGAGATCGCGCAGGCCGCGGGCGTCGGACGCACCGCCGTCTACAACCACTTCCCCGACAAGGAGTCGCTGCTCCTCGGGTTCATCACGCACGAGACCGAGCAGTACACCGCGACGCTGCAGCGCTCGCTCGACGACATCGACGACCCCGTCGAGCAGCTGCGCACCTACGTCCGGCAGCAGGCGAACCTCAAGCGCGTCTACCACGTCGCCCCCGGGCCGGAGCTGCGGTCCGTCCTGTCCCGCGGCGCCCAGCAGCGCGTGCGCGAGCACGTCGTCCTCGTCGAGCAGATCCTGCGCCGCATCCTCGCGGCCGGGCTCGAGGCGGGCGTCTTCCCCGAGCAGGACCTCGACACGACCGTGCCGCTCGTCAACGCGTGCCTGTCCGGGCGCGGGGTGCCCGAGGCGGGGGCCGACCGCGAGCGCGCCATCGAGCAGACCGAGACCTTCGTGCTGCGCGCCGTCGGCGCACTCACGCCCGTCCCCGCCTGA
- a CDS encoding helix-turn-helix domain-containing protein, with protein sequence MPHHDTVRTAHERFVTTGQLAGAHVRRLVADSWRRSARSGVDPEVPAPPVDMTGRALTSYRRAHPLAVAMPVVRDLLVRPGADAGWVTALADDTGRLLWVEGDRDVRRRVEGVGFVEGAVWREDCAGTNAPGTALATQRPVQVVGTEHYARPVQPWNCAAAPVRGPSGQVLGVLDVTGGPVVAGAVVMSLVRATVAAVEAELARLAPPVLQVPSDRLVTALTGAGGRVAGGRLRVLGPDVPTLHLGGRDVRLSLRHAEILLLLAQHPTGLTGDELAVQLSDHALSDVTVRAEVSRLRRVVGPLLSQSRPYRLTAPLRTDVDTVRSLLEVGDVAAALSNHPGVVLPRSTSPGVERIRDDLRADLRAAVLASPEPGAVSRWVSSDDGADDWQAWQRLTVLAPRGTPAHVQARGRLDLLARRLAAPRAG encoded by the coding sequence ATGCCGCACCACGACACCGTGCGCACGGCCCACGAGCGCTTCGTGACCACGGGGCAGCTCGCGGGGGCGCACGTCCGCCGCCTCGTCGCGGACTCGTGGCGCCGCAGCGCCCGCAGCGGCGTCGACCCGGAGGTCCCCGCGCCGCCCGTCGACATGACGGGCCGCGCGCTCACGTCGTACCGGCGCGCGCACCCGCTGGCCGTCGCGATGCCGGTCGTGCGGGACCTGCTCGTGCGGCCCGGCGCCGACGCGGGCTGGGTCACGGCGCTCGCGGACGACACGGGTCGACTGCTGTGGGTCGAGGGGGACCGGGACGTGCGGCGGCGGGTCGAGGGCGTCGGGTTCGTCGAGGGGGCGGTGTGGCGCGAGGACTGCGCGGGCACGAACGCCCCGGGCACCGCGCTCGCGACGCAGCGGCCCGTCCAGGTGGTCGGCACCGAGCACTACGCGCGCCCCGTGCAGCCGTGGAACTGCGCGGCGGCCCCGGTGCGAGGGCCGTCCGGTCAGGTGCTCGGGGTGCTCGACGTGACCGGCGGGCCCGTCGTCGCGGGCGCGGTCGTGATGTCGCTGGTCCGGGCGACGGTCGCGGCCGTCGAGGCGGAGCTCGCGCGTCTCGCGCCGCCCGTGCTCCAGGTGCCGTCGGACCGGCTCGTCACCGCCCTGACCGGCGCCGGCGGTCGCGTGGCCGGCGGGCGGCTGCGCGTCCTCGGCCCCGACGTCCCGACGCTGCACCTCGGCGGCCGCGACGTGCGGCTGTCGCTGCGGCACGCCGAGATCCTCCTGCTGCTCGCCCAGCACCCGACCGGGCTGACGGGCGACGAGCTCGCCGTGCAGCTCAGCGACCACGCCCTGTCCGACGTCACCGTCCGCGCCGAGGTGTCCCGGCTGCGCCGCGTCGTCGGCCCGCTCCTGTCCCAGTCCCGCCCCTACCGGCTGACCGCGCCCCTGCGCACCGACGTCGACACCGTCCGGAGCCTGCTCGAGGTCGGCGACGTCGCTGCGGCCCTGTCGAACCACCCCGGCGTCGTCCTGCCCCGCTCCACCTCCCCGGGCGTCGAGCGCATCCGTGACGACCTGCGCGCCGACCTGCGTGCCGCCGTGCTCGCCAGCCCCGAGCCGGGTGCGGTGTCCCGGTGGGTGTCATCCGACGACGGTGCCGACGACTGGCAGGCGTGGCAGCGCCTCACGGTGCTCGCCCCGCGGGGCACGCCCGCCCACGTGCAGGCCCGCGGCCGCCTCGACCTCCTCGCGCGCCGCCTCGCGGCACCCCGCGCCGGCTGA
- a CDS encoding Rid family detoxifying hydrolase, giving the protein MTRTTVTAPSAPAAIGPYAHAAHGDGLLFLSGQTPIDPATGALVDGDVAVQTRRVLANLQEVLRAAGGSLDDVVKTTVYLVSMDDFAAMNAAYAEAFTDPFPARTTVAVAGLPLGARVEIEAVAARSSTP; this is encoded by the coding sequence ATGACGCGCACCACCGTGACGGCCCCCTCGGCCCCCGCAGCGATCGGTCCCTACGCGCACGCGGCGCACGGGGACGGGCTGCTGTTCCTGTCCGGTCAGACGCCGATCGACCCGGCGACCGGTGCGCTCGTCGACGGCGACGTCGCCGTCCAGACGCGGCGCGTGCTGGCGAACCTGCAGGAGGTGCTCCGCGCGGCGGGCGGGAGCCTCGACGACGTGGTGAAGACCACCGTCTACCTGGTGTCCATGGACGACTTCGCGGCCATGAACGCGGCCTACGCCGAGGCGTTCACGGATCCGTTCCCGGCACGCACCACGGTCGCGGTCGCGGGGCTCCCGCTCGGCGCTCGCGTGGAGATCGAGGCCGTCGCCGCGAGGTCGTCGACGCCGTGA
- a CDS encoding VOC family protein → MPTITGPDFVALQVRDVDAAAHFYETRLGLRRAPTSPPHAVVFATTPIAFAVRAPLPGTDLASISPHPGAGVALWLRADDAQALHDELVAAGVVILTPPVDGPFGRTFTFADPDGYAVTIHDRG, encoded by the coding sequence ATGCCCACCATCACCGGTCCCGACTTCGTCGCCCTGCAGGTCCGCGACGTCGACGCCGCCGCACACTTCTACGAGACCCGGCTCGGCCTCCGGCGCGCGCCGACCAGCCCGCCGCACGCCGTCGTGTTCGCGACCACCCCGATCGCCTTCGCCGTCCGCGCGCCGCTGCCGGGCACGGACCTCGCGTCGATCAGCCCGCACCCCGGCGCGGGCGTCGCCCTGTGGCTGCGCGCCGACGACGCGCAGGCCCTGCACGACGAGCTCGTCGCGGCCGGCGTCGTGATCCTCACGCCGCCCGTCGACGGACCCTTCGGCCGCACCTTCACGTTCGCCGACCCCGACGGGTACGCCGTCACGATCCACGACCGCGGGTGA
- a CDS encoding MarR family winged helix-turn-helix transcriptional regulator, giving the protein MVLLLECQVLDIGTLCQTPDMETTQVQLDTSIGYVLKRAAAALRASMDVALRPLSLSVPQYSCLELLGQRPGLSAAELARGAFVTRQSMHAVLHGLEQRGLLARPATARRGRAMPSELTPAGRELLTAASRVVAEVERTMVASLPPGDQRHLWSTLAACADALASAPRPD; this is encoded by the coding sequence ATGGTGCTCCTCCTGGAATGTCAGGTTCTTGACATCGGCACCCTATGTCAAACTCCTGACATGGAGACGACGCAGGTCCAGCTCGACACCTCGATCGGCTACGTCCTCAAGCGCGCGGCGGCGGCGCTGCGCGCGTCGATGGACGTCGCCCTGCGGCCCCTGTCGCTCTCGGTCCCGCAGTACTCGTGCCTGGAGCTGCTCGGTCAGCGGCCCGGCCTGTCCGCCGCGGAGCTCGCCCGCGGCGCGTTCGTCACCCGGCAGTCGATGCACGCGGTGCTGCACGGGCTCGAGCAGCGCGGGCTGCTGGCGCGTCCGGCGACGGCCCGGCGCGGGCGGGCCATGCCGTCCGAGCTCACCCCCGCCGGCCGGGAGCTGCTCACCGCGGCCAGCCGGGTCGTCGCCGAGGTGGAGCGGACGATGGTCGCGAGCCTCCCGCCCGGCGACCAGCGGCACCTGTGGTCGACGCTCGCGGCGTGCGCCGACGCGCTGGCGTCCGCACCCCGGCCGGACTGA
- a CDS encoding ABC-2 transporter permease, producing MTGLVAAVRLDVLTVRPYARQLLLVVAAVAWIALMSGPPTAVVASGSVFAALVAAYPFAIGDKHDLDTLRAVLPVARGTHVRARYAGSLALYVVALAVCVALALGTSVARHTPPALGELGTVVAVGYALYALLVGLQLPVYYALGYTRGRMVAYLPLVVLSAAVAGSAAVLGDRAPDLDAWLTTRPASLVPALLVGGTALLVLSCAVSLRLDARRAAQQR from the coding sequence ATGACCGGGCTCGTCGCCGCCGTCCGCCTCGACGTGCTGACGGTGCGCCCGTACGCCCGCCAGCTCCTGCTCGTCGTCGCGGCGGTCGCGTGGATCGCCCTCATGAGCGGCCCTCCCACGGCCGTCGTCGCGTCCGGCTCGGTGTTCGCCGCACTGGTCGCCGCGTACCCCTTCGCGATCGGCGACAAGCACGACCTCGACACCCTCCGGGCGGTCCTGCCCGTCGCGCGCGGCACGCACGTCCGTGCGCGGTACGCGGGGAGCCTCGCGCTGTACGTCGTGGCGCTGGCCGTCTGCGTCGCCCTCGCCCTCGGGACGTCGGTCGCCCGGCACACGCCGCCCGCCCTCGGGGAGCTCGGGACCGTCGTCGCCGTCGGGTACGCGCTCTACGCGCTGCTCGTCGGGCTGCAGCTCCCGGTCTACTACGCCCTCGGCTACACCCGCGGCCGGATGGTGGCCTACCTGCCGCTCGTCGTCCTGTCGGCGGCCGTCGCCGGGAGCGCGGCGGTGCTGGGCGACCGCGCGCCCGACCTCGACGCGTGGCTGACGACGCGTCCGGCGTCGCTGGTGCCGGCCCTGCTGGTCGGCGGCACCGCGCTCCTCGTGCTGTCGTGCGCCGTGTCGCTGCGGCTGGACGCACGACGAGCCGCCCAGCAGCGCTGA
- a CDS encoding ABC transporter ATP-binding protein → MTDLAVAMDGVTVRVGGFALRDLTFALPTGYVLGVVGPNGAGKTTTIRTLLGILTADAGRVEVLGRTLPAPDDLRQDVGVVLDRPTFVADWRLDQVERALRPFYRRWDRARYAELLDTFGLDRRARVASLSRGMAMKLQIAVALSHDARLLLLDEPTSGLDPVAREELIGILGDYLVDEGRSVLFSTHITTDLERIADHLLVLRDGRVVRTGTRDDVLAAYLLVRGSAEELPADGLVPLHGARRTAVGVEALVDADDVPLLGPGVVVEPPTLDQIVVHLGTVDTTRAAVPA, encoded by the coding sequence ATGACGGACCTCGCGGTCGCGATGGACGGCGTGACCGTCCGCGTCGGAGGCTTCGCGCTGCGGGACCTGACGTTCGCGCTGCCCACCGGGTACGTGCTCGGCGTCGTGGGGCCCAACGGTGCCGGCAAGACGACGACCATCCGCACCCTGCTCGGCATCCTCACGGCGGACGCGGGACGCGTCGAGGTGCTGGGTCGCACGCTGCCGGCGCCCGACGACCTGCGCCAGGACGTCGGCGTGGTGCTCGACCGGCCGACCTTCGTCGCGGACTGGCGGCTCGACCAGGTCGAGCGCGCGCTGCGCCCGTTCTACCGCCGCTGGGACCGCGCGCGGTACGCGGAGCTGCTCGACACCTTCGGCCTCGACCGCCGCGCCCGGGTCGCGTCGCTGTCGCGAGGGATGGCGATGAAGCTGCAGATCGCCGTCGCACTGTCCCACGACGCGCGGCTGCTGCTCCTCGACGAGCCGACCAGCGGGCTCGACCCCGTGGCCCGCGAGGAGCTGATCGGCATCCTCGGCGACTACCTCGTCGACGAGGGCCGCAGCGTGCTGTTCTCGACGCACATCACGACCGACCTCGAACGGATCGCCGACCACCTCCTCGTGCTGCGCGACGGGCGCGTCGTGCGCACCGGGACGCGCGACGACGTGCTCGCCGCCTACCTGCTGGTGCGCGGGAGCGCCGAGGAGCTCCCTGCCGACGGTCTCGTCCCGCTGCACGGCGCGCGCCGCACCGCCGTCGGCGTCGAGGCGCTGGTCGACGCCGACGACGTCCCTCTGCTCGGCCCCGGTGTCGTGGTGGAGCCCCCCACGCTCGACCAGATCGTGGTGCACCTCGGCACCGTCGACACCACCCGTGCGGCGGTCCCGGCATGA